The following proteins are co-located in the Solea senegalensis isolate Sse05_10M linkage group LG12, IFAPA_SoseM_1, whole genome shotgun sequence genome:
- the LOC122778042 gene encoding protocadherin alpha-C2-like, producing MLLNITMESCKRYVLLVFLFFSFIRNGSTSVNHYSIPEEMKEGSVVANLATDLGLDVKTLNQRKMRVDIIANKKYLDVNKETGELYVVEKIDREYICTTKSSASCYLKLEVTLENPLRIFNIEVEILDMNDNAPQFRRDAIHLDISEATPKGERFSLSNAVDPDVGSNSVKTYHLSESEHFNIEVQTGRDGSKFAEFILKKTLDREQQAVHNLVLTAVDGGTPARSGTVSIVVHVLDTNDNSPVFEKLGLNVNILENSPIGSLVFHLNATDLDEGSNSDITYSFSLYTSEKTQQTFNLNPSTGEITVKGVLNYEDFRIYDMEVIATDHGDNRLSAQCTIKILVEDMNDNHPEISIKSFHSPVNENIELDTVIAVVSVSDKDSGDNGIVDVHIPDNMPFKLRESSDNYYELVVSEPLDREKVPEYDITFTVTDRGSPPLSDNETMTLELLDVNDNVPQFPLSFYTIRVMENNAPGALLSSLTAFDPDLHENQYLVYFILEKEISNTSMSMLFSINPENGNLYALKTFDYEIEKEFLFHIEARDSGSPPLSSNVTVHIIIVDQNDNAPIIVSPWRAHGSVVEEKIPRSTDKGSLVAKVIALDTDSVHNSRITYQFLQVTDATLFSLDQYNGEIRTMRMFSYKDPRHQRMVVVAKDNGEPALSATVTIKLSTMETAVKAYSDMTEVPLEYDIFSDLNLYLVIGLGSVSFLLLITILVTIVLKCQKPKNSKAAPPSRNSVISERNSTIADSTLVSNDAYWYSLFLAETRKGKMVIRQPVPKGSRYIVSSIPRGTGISDTSDSAASTLQVGINTHTLSDKIW from the coding sequence ATGCTGTTAAATATAACAATGGAGTCTTGCAAAAGGTACGTGCTGCtcgttttcctctttttttctttcattcgtAACGGATCGACATCGGTGAATCATTACTCAATACCCGAGGAAATGAAAGAAGGATCCGTTGTAGCAAACCTCGCTACTGATCTAGGACTGgatgtaaaaacactgaatcaGAGGAAGATGCGTGTAGACATAATCGCCAACAAAAAATATCTGGATGTGAACAAAGAGACTGGTGAACTGTATGTTGTTGAGAAGATAGACAGAGAATATATTTGCACTACTAAATCGTCAGCATCCTGTTATCTCAAATTGGAAGTGACACTAGAAAACCCATTGAGAATATTTAACATAGAAGTAGAAATTTTGGATATGAACGACAACGCCCCACAATTTCGAAGAGACGCGATACACTTGGACATTTCCGAAGCAACACCGAAAGGAGAGAGATTCTCTCTCAGCAATGCAGTTGATCCTGATGTCGGAAGCAACTCAGTTAAAACGTATCATCTGAGtgaaagtgaacattttaatattgAAGTTCAGACTGGAAGAGATGGGTCGAAATTTGCTGAATTCATCTTAAAAAAGACCTTAGACCGCGAGCAGCAGGCTGTTCATAATTTAGTACTCACTGCCGTAGATGGTGGCACACCTGCTCGTTCAGGCACCGTCAGCattgttgttcatgttttagATACAAACGACAACTCTCCCGTATTTGAAAAGTTGGGGTTGAACGTAAACATACTGGAAAATTCTCCCATAGGAAGTcttgttttccatttaaatgcAACAGACTTAGATGAAGGATCAAATTCTGACATAACGTACTCCTTTAGTTTATATACGTCAGAGAAAACGCAGCAAACGTTTAATCTGAATCCATCCACTGGTGAAATTACTGTAAAGGGAGTGTTAAACTATGAAGATTTCAGGATTTATGATATGGAAGTCATAGCAACTGATCATGGAGACAATCGTTTATCAGCACAATGTACCATAAAGATTCTGGTTGAAGATATGAATGACAACCACCCAGAAATATCGATTAAATCCTTTCATAGTccagtaaatgaaaacatagaatTAGACACAGTGATAGCTGTAGTtagtgtcagtgataaagactCAGGTGACAATGGAATAGTTGATGTTCATATTCCAGATAATATGCCTTTCAAACTGAGAGAATCCTCTGATAACTATTATGAATTAGTGGTGTCAGAGCCCTTAGACCGTGAGAAGGTTCCAGAATATGACATCACTTTCACTGTTACAGACAGAGGCTCTCCTCCTTTATCTGACAATGAAACTATGACTttagagctgctggatgttaaTGACAACGTCCCACAGTTCCCTCTGTCATTTTATACTATACGTGTGATGGAGAATAACGCACCTGGGGCCTTGCTCAGTTCACTCACTGCCTTTGACCCTGACCTCCATGAAAACCAGTATCTAGTTTACTTCATCCTGGAGAAGGAGATATCCAACACCTCCATGTCCATGTTGTTCTCCATCAACCCAGAGAACGGTAATCTTTACGCACTGAAAACTTTTGACTATGAGATCGAGAAGGAGTTTCTTTTCCACATCGAGGCCAGAGACTCTGgctctcctccactcagcagTAACGTGACTGTGCACATCATTATCGTGGACCAGAACGACAACGCACCGATTATTGTCTCTCCGTGGCGCGCACACGGCTCAGTGGTGGAAGAAAAGATCCCCAGATCCACTGATAAAGGATCACTAGTTGCAAAAGTGATCGCTTTAGACACAGACTCTGTGCACAACTCTCGGATTACCTACCAGTTTCTACAGGTGACTGACGCCACCTTGTTCAGTCTGGACCAATATAACGGAGAGATCCGGACTATGAGGATGTTCAGTTACAAAGATCCACGCCACCAGAGAATGGTTGTTGTCGCCAAGGACAACGGGGAGCCTGCTCTCTCTGCTACAGTCACCATCAAACTGTCCACAATGGAGACTGCAGTTAAGGCCTACTCTGACATGACTGAGGTGCCTCTGGAGTACGACATATTCTCAGACCTGAACCTGTATTTGGTGATCGGTCTGGGCTCTGTGTCATTTCTCCTGCTGATCACCATATTAGTCACCATCGTGCTCAAGTGTCAGAAACCGAAGAACAGCAAAGCAGCTCCTCCCAGCAGGAACAGTGTGATCAGTGAGAGGAACTCCACCATCGCAGATTCTACTCTGGTGTCCAACGATGCCTACTGGTACAGTCTGTTTCTAGCAGAGACCAGGAAAGGAAAGATGGTGATCAGACAGCCTGTGCCAAAGGGTTCCAGATACATCGTGTCCAGTATCCCAAGAGGAACAGGAATATCAGATACTAGTGACTCAGCAGCTTCTACTCTGCAGGTAGGAATTAATACACACACTTTGTCTGACAAAATATGGTAA
- the LOC122778744 gene encoding protocadherin alpha-C2-like, whose protein sequence is MESCKRYVLLVVLGISCFIGNTSTSANHYSIPEEMKEGSVVANLATDLGLDVKTLNQRKMRLDIVANKKYLDVNKETGELYVVEKIDREYICLAKSSCYLRLEVILENPLRIFNIEVEILDMNDNAPQFRRDAIHLDISEATPKGERFSLSNAVDPDVGSNSVKTYHLSESEYFNIEVQTGRDGSKFADLILTKTLDRENQAVHNLILSAVDGGTPARSGTASVVVHVLDTNDNAPVFEKTSYNIQTMENSPIGSLVVDLNATDLDEGSNSDITYSYSLYTSEKTQQTFNLNPSTGEITVKGTLNYEDFRIYDMEVIATDHGDNRLSAQCTIKILVEDMNDNHPEISIKSFHSPVNENIELDTVIAVVSVSDKDSGDNGIVDVHIPDNMPFKLRESSDNYYELVVSEPLDREKVPEYDITFTVTDRGSPPLSDNQTMTLELLDVNDNVPQFPLSFYTIRVMENNAPGALLSSLTAFDPDLHENQYLVYFILEKEIANTSMSMLFSINPENGNLYALKTFDYEIEKEFLFHIETRDSGSPPLSSNVTVHIIIVDQNDNAPVIVSPWRAHGSVVEEKIPRSTDKGSLVAKVIALDTDSVHNSRITYQFLQVTDATLFSLDQYNGEIRTMRMFSYKDPRHQRMVVVAKDNGEPALSATVTIKLSTMETAVKAYSDMTEVPLEYDIFSDLNLYLVIGLGSVSFLLLITILVTIVLKCQKPKSSKAAPPSRNSVISERNSTIADSTLVSNDAYWYSLFLAETRKGKMVIRQPVPKGSRYIVSSIPRGTGISDTSDSAASTLQVGINTHILKMYQIWTLCHGSIYREFTNQNGHRYFVVKCN, encoded by the coding sequence ATGGAGTCTTGCAAAAGGTACGTGCTGCTGGTTGTTCTcggtatttcatgttttattggaAACACATCGACATCAGCGAATCATTACTCAATACCCGAGGAAATGAAAGAAGGATCAGTTGTAGCAAACCTCGCTACTGATCTCGGACTGGATGTGAAAACACTGAATCAGAGGAAGATGCGTCTTGATATCGTTGCAAATAAGAAATATCTGGATGTGAACAAAGAGACTGGGGAACTGTATGTTGTTGAAAAGATAGATAGGGAATATATTTGTCTCGCAAAGTCGTCTTGCTATCTCAGACTAGAGGTTATACTAGAAAACCCATTACGAATATTTAACATAGAAGTAGAAATTTTGGATATGAACGACAACGCCCCACAATTTCGAAGagacgcgattcatttggataTTTCTGAAGCGACGCCGAAAGGAGAGAGATTCTCTCTCAGCAATGCAGTTGATCCTGATGTCGGAAGCAACTCAGTAAAAACATATCATCTGagtgaaagtgaatattttaacATTGAAGTTCAGACAGGAAGAGATGGCTCGAAGTTTGCTGATTTGATATTAACAAAGACTTTAGACCGGGAGAATCAGGCTGTTCATAATTTAATACTCTCAGCTGTAGATGGAGGCACACCTGCTCGTTCTGGCACTGCTAGTGTTGTTGTCCATGTGTTGGATACAAATGATAACGCTCCTGTATTTGAAAAAACAAGTTATAATATACAAACAATGGAAAATTCTCCCATTGGAAGCCTTGTTGTTGATCTAAATGCAACAGACTTAGATGAAGGATCGAATTCTGATATAACTTACTCCTATAGTTTATATACGTCAGAGAAAACGCAGCAAACATTTAATCTGAATCCATCCACAGGTGAAATTACAGTAAAGGGGACGTTGAACTATGAGGATTTCAGGATTTATGATATGGAAGTTATAGCAACTGATCATGGAGACAATCGTTTATCAGCGCAATGTACCATAAAGATTCTGGTTGAAGACATGAATGACAACCACCCAGAAATATCTATTAAATCCTTTCATAGTccagtaaatgaaaacatagaatTAGACACAGTGATAGCTGTAGtcagtgtcagtgataaagactCAGGTGACAACGGAATAGTTGATGTTCATATTCCAGATAATATGCCTTTCAAACTGAGAGAATCCTCTGATAACTATTATGAATTAGTGGTGTCAGAGCCCTTAGACCGTGAGAAGGTTCCAGAATATGACATCACTTTCACTGTTACAGACAGAGGCTCTCCTCCTTTATCTGATAATCAAACTATGACTttagagctgctggatgttaaTGACAATGTCCCACAGTTCCCTCTGTCATTTTATACTATACGTGTGATGGAGAATAATGCACCTGGGGCCTTGCTCAGTTCACTCACTGCCTTTGACCCTGACCTCCATGAAAACCAGTATCTAGTTTACTTCATCCTGGAGAAGGAGATAGCCAACACCTCCATGTCCATGTTGTTCTCCATCAATCCAGAGAACGGTAATCTTTACGCACTGAAAACTTTTGACTATGAGATCGAGAAGGAGTTTCTTTTCCACATCGAGACCAGAGACTCTGgctctcctccactcagcagTAACGTGACTGTGCACATCATTATCGTGGACCAGAATGACAACGCGCCGGTGATTGTCTCTCCGTGGCGCGCGCATGGCTCAGTGGTGGAAGAAAAGATCCCCAGATCCACTGATAAAGGATCACTGGTTGCCAAAGTGATCGCTTTAGACACAGACTCGGTGCACAACTCTCGGATTACCTACCAGTTTCTGCAGGTGACTGACGCCACCTTGTTCAGTCTGGACCAATATAACGGAGAGATCCGGACTATGAGGATGTTCAGTTACAAAGATCCACGCCACCAGAGAATGGTTGTTGTTGCCAAGGACAACGGGGAGCCTGCTCTCTCTGCTACAGTCACCATCAAACTGTCCACAATGGAGACTGCAGTTAAGGCCTACTCTGACATGACCGAGGTGCCTCTGGAGTATGACATCTTCTCGGACCTGAACCTGTATCTGGTGATCGGTCTGGGCTCTGTGTCATTTCTCCTGCTGATCACCATATTGGTCACCATTGTGCTCAAGTGTCAGAAACCTAAGAGCAGCAAAGCAGCTCCTCCCAGCAGGAACAGTGTAATCAGTGAGAGGAACTCCACCATCGCAGATTCCACTCTGGTGTCCAACGATGCCTACTGGTACAGTCTGTTTCTAGCAGAGACCAGGAAAGGAAAGATGGTGATCAGACAGCCTGTGCCAAAGGGATCCAGATACATCGTGTCCAGTATCCCAAGAGGAACAGGAATATCAGATACTAGTGACTCAGCAGCTTCTACTCTGCAGGTAggaataaatacacacattttaaaaatgtatcaaatatGGACATTATGTCATGGGTCAATATATCGTGAatttacaaaccaaaatggtCACCGATATTTCGTAGTCAAGTGTAACTAA